One window of Triticum dicoccoides isolate Atlit2015 ecotype Zavitan chromosome 5A, WEW_v2.0, whole genome shotgun sequence genomic DNA carries:
- the LOC119299632 gene encoding protein IMPAIRED IN BABA-INDUCED STERILITY 1-like, translating to MGCAVSKGASLGSPGYEVSSAASGYEVVSGSASASASATIWSRPVRLEALDLGGDGEGDEDKGARGNAVGGTARPGNLHRYIESEQAAAGWPAWLSAVAAEAVQGWVPLKAENFEKLEKIGQGTYSSVFRARSLETGRLVALKKVRFDSVEPESVRFMAREIIVLRRLQGHPNVIGLHGLITSRSSACIYLVFEYMEHDLAGLASSPDLSFSEPQIKCYMRQLLAGLEHCHARGVMHRDIKCANLLVSSDGVLKVADFGLANVFSTSPTQQPLTSRVVTLWYRPPELLLGATAYDPSVDLWSAGCVFAELHARRPVLQGRTEVEQIHKIFKLCGSPPDAYWRRAGMTSNASVFRPQAPYESRLAETFGSAMPDAAFRLLGALLSVEPAARGTASTALASDYFSTEPYACEPSSLPKCAPNKEMDAKFREDSRRRNNAPPPAKRLSRAHKSMQDTSQRHHSHVHAEESLPLEADGGLRPEPETVSNDAPQPEPPCTRQMPGSCQEEEDAPAPAPTRLPDNLALSGGPVQLAASTGFAWAKKPRVPDAATTKRSAPRGPRSTITDGGDAASARTTAGATTGPYEAEKQEMIKQWAQVAEAFTSSEAYNSRSTREPLDAKQLKTSKKHKGKMKRVDYSGPLLSEPRHVDELLQSHEQRIRRAGRRRTWFHKGNKKEQQH from the exons ATGGGGTGCGCCGTGTCCAAGGGGGCGTCGCTAGGGTCGCCGGGGTACGAGGTGTCGTCGGCGGCGTCGGGGTACGAGGTGGTGTCCGGGAGCGCGTCCGCGTCGGCGTCCGCGACGATATGGAGCAGGCCTGTGCGGCTGGAGGCGCTTGATCTTGGCGGGGATGGGGAGGGTGACGAGGACAAGGGCGCGCGCGGCAACGCCGTCGGTGGCACGGCGCGACCGGGGAACCTGCACCGCTACATCGAGTCCGAGCAGGCGGCGGCCGGGTGGCCGGCGTGGCTCAGCGCCGTGGCCGCCGAGGCCGTGCAGGGCTGGGTCCCCCTCAAGGCCGAGAACTTCGAGAAGCTCGAGAAG ATCGGGCAGGGCACGTACAGCAGCGTGTTCCGCGCGCGGAGCCTCGAGACAGGCCGCCTGGTGGCGCTCAAGAAGGTGCGGTTCGACAGCGTGGAGCCGGAGAGCGTGCGCTTCATGGCGCGGGAGATCATCGTCCTCCGCCGGCTGCAGGGCCACCCCAACGTGATCGGCCTCCATGGCCTCATCACCTCCCGCTCCTCCGCCTGCATCTACCTCGTCTTCGAGTACATGGAGCACGACCTCGCCGGACTCGCCTCCTCccccgacctctccttctccgagcccCAG ATCAAGTGCTACATGCGGCAGCTGCTGGCGGGGCTGGAGCACTGCCACGCGCGCGGGGTGATGCACCGGGACATCAAGTGCGCCAACCTGCTGGTGAGCAGCGACGGCGTGCTCAAGGTCGCCGACTTCGGCCTCGCCAACGTGTTCTCCACCTCGCCGACGCAGCAGCCGCTCACCAGCCGCGTCGTCACGCTCTGGTACCGCCCGCCGGAGCTCCTCCTGGGCGCCACCGCCTACGACCCCTCCGTCGACCTCTGGAGCGCCGGCTGCGTCTTCGCCGAGCTGcacgcgcgccgccccgtcctccagggCCGCACCGAGGTCGAGCAGATCCACAAGATCTTCAAGCTCTGCGGCTCGCCGCCCGACGCCTACTGGCGCCGCGCCGGGATGACGTCCAACGCCTCCGTCTTCCGCCCGCAGGCCCCCTACGAGAGCCGCCTCGCGGAGACCTTCGGCTCCGCCATGCCCGACGCCGCCTTCCGCCTCCTCGGCGCCCTCCTCTCAGTCGAGCCCGCGGCCCGCGGCACAGCCTCCACCGCCCTCGCCTCCGACTACTTCTCCACGGAGCCGTACGCATGCGAGCCGTCAAGCCTGCCTAAGTGCGCGCCAAACAAGGAGATGGACGCCAAGTTCCGGGAAGACTCCAGGAGGAGGAACAACGCGCCGCCGCCGGCGAAGCGGCTGTCGAGGGCGCACAAGAGCATGCAGGACACCAGCCAGAGGCATCACAGCCACGTCCACGCCGAGGAGTCGCTCCCCCTGGAAGCCGACGGCGGCCTGCGGCCCGAGCCGGAGACCGTTAGCAACGATGCCCCGCAGCCGGAGCCGCCGTGCACTAGGCAGATGCCCGGCAGctgccaggaggaggaggacgcgccggcgccggcgccgacgcGGCTCCCCGACAACCTCGCTCTCTCTGGCGGCCCCGTGCAGCTCGCCGCGTCCACCGGCTTCGCCTGGGCCAAGAAGCCCAGGGTGCCCGACGCGGCGACGACCAAGAGGAGCGCTCCCAGGGGACCAAGAAGTACCATCACCGACGGAGGCGACGCCGCAAGCGCAAGAACGACGGCCGGCGCCACCACAGGTCCATACGAGGCGGAGAAGCAGGAGATGATCAAGCAGTGGGCGCAGGTCGCAGAGGCGTTCACCTCATCCGAGGCCTACAACAGCAGGTCCACCAGGGAGCCATTGGACGCCAAGCAGCTCAAGACCAGCAAG AAGCACAAGGGGAAGATGAAGAGGGTGGACTACTCAGGGCCGTTGCTGTCGGAGCCACGCCACGTCGACGAGCTCCTGCAGAGCCACGAGCAGCGGATCCGGCGAGCCGGCCGCCGCCGGACGTGGTTCCACAAAG GAAACAAGAAGGAGCAGCAGCACTGA